From the Primulina tabacum isolate GXHZ01 chromosome 3, ASM2559414v2, whole genome shotgun sequence genome, one window contains:
- the LOC142538428 gene encoding uncharacterized protein LOC142538428, whose product MEFSAQAPRVFVHYGIPSTASILAFDPIQRLLAIGTLDGRIKVIGGDNIEGLLISPKALPFKNLEFLQNQGFLVSVSNENEIQVWDLRKRCISSNIQWESNITAFSVIPSTHFIYLGDEYGFLSVLKHDAEGGKIIQLSYHIPPNLVAEGSGISLPDNQSVVGVLSQPRSYGNRVLVAYENGLIILWDVTEDRAVHVRYHKDLQLKEGPVFNFSNNESHTCQSDSPENDHGEKDISSLCWVSPDGSALAVGYVDGDVLLWNLSVPDNVKSQRSQNMFNDVVKIQLSSGGRRLPVIVLHWSSNKAQNSRGGLLFAYGGEDIGSEEVLTILNLEWSAGLVQLKCVERVDLTLHGSFADVIITTKAHEPDNFSSTSLFILTNPGQLHFYDFASLSIFKPGTGHNHSVHAFQYHSIIPTVEPCMTVGKLYLMRRDRGFFCELSEFSPAKLQEDDVLTGRGSRWPLTGGVPCHLSAAANKLQKMYIGGYQDGSVRIWDATSPVLSLVSVLRLKIEGIQVSGASSAVSALGFSSITLTLAVGNESGVVLIYILQGNSNQTILTLITETSRDDQHLPHAESNQCSAIFSLLNSPVRVLQFVNSGVRLLVGYESGQVAILDTSLLSVLTITDYLSSSRSPIISVAVKTFPDTHENNINNSENEIVSESTTELAFVLTRDAHTVLSRLCQRQYGELYVYVLWGLLHTEGKRPLSERSKNVFVMSTEHVDAENQPLQSSLENLSGLSSVEGHMQPTCLRDETLESYILLCCNDAVYTYSLKSFFQGDCNFVRLLNLEKPCSWTTIFKKNAEEYGLIFVYQTGEIEIRSFPDLELVGDTSLMSILRWNFKNNMEKTMCASDEGQITLVNGCEFAFISLLAFENEFSLENLPCLHDEALAAAADADVNFTLNQKKAQGAMPGFISNMIKGLKGGEGEQNMSYMESREIMIARLDGMFSRFPFSDPFGSFDEEDLELGIDDIDIDEPVVVSTSQKSSNDIKEKGRERDRLFEGGSSDNHPKVRTREEIIAKYRNTGDAAVSASQAKDKLLERGEKLDKLGKRTAELQSGAESFASMANELAKTMEKRKWWNI is encoded by the exons ATGGAATTCTCGGCCCAGGCACCCCGTGTTTTTGTTCATTATGGAATCCCATCTACCGCATCAATTCTTGCCTTTGACCCCATCCAGCGCCTCTTGGCAATAGGGACACT GGATGGCAGGATTAAAGTGATAGGTGGTGACAACATTGAAGGCCTTCTCATATCTCCAAAAGCCTTGCCCTTTAAAAACTTAGAG TTTCTGCAAAACCAAGGTTTTTTAGTGAGCGTCTCCAATGAAAATGAAATTCAG GTTTGGGATCTAAGAAAGAGGTGTATATCTTCTAATATTCAGTGGGAGTCCAATATAACAGCATTTTCTGTTATTCCATCTACCCATTTCAT TTATCTAGGAGATGAATACGGATTCTTATCTGTGTTGAAGCATGATGCTGAAGGAGGGAAAATTATTCAATTGTCGTATCACATTCCTCCTAATCTTGTAGCTG AAGGATCTGGGATCTCATTGCCTGATAATCAGTCCGTTGTTGGTGTGCTCTCCCAACCTCGTTCATATGGAAACAG GGTTTTGGTTGCTTATGAGAATGGGTTGATTATTCTGTGGGATGTTACTGAAGATAGAGCTGTACATGTTAGATACCACAAGGATCTCCAGCTAAAAGAGGGACcagtttttaatttttccaaTAATGAGAGCCACACGTGCCAAAGTGATTCACCAGAAAATGACCATGGAGAGAAGGACATAAGTTCTCTCTGTTGGGTGTCTCCTGATGGGTCAGCATTAGCTGTTGGTTATGTGGATGGGGATGTCTTACTTTGGAACCTGTCAGTACCTGACAATGTTAAAAGTCAGAGGAGTCAAAACATGTTCAACGATGTTGTTAAGATACAATTATCATCTGGAGGTAGAAGACTTCCCGTCATTGTCTTGCATTGGTCTTCGAACAAAGCACAAAATAGTCGTGGAGGCCTACTTTTTGCATATGGTGGTGAAGACATTGGATCTGAAGAAGTTTTGACT ATCCTCAATCTTGAATGGTCTGCTGGGTTAGTACAACTGAAGTGTGTGGAGCGTGTTGACCTTACGCTCCATGGATCATTTGCTGATGTAATTATAACAACAAAGGCTCATGAGCCTGACAACTTTAGCTCAACTTCATTATTTATATTGACCAATCCAGGACAACTGCATTTCTACGATTTTGCTTCTTTGTCTATCTTCAAGCCTGGGACAGGACATAATCATTCAGTCCATGCATTTCAGTATCATTCAATAATACCCACTGTGGAACCATGTATGACCGTGGGAAAGCTTTATTTGATGCGTAGAGATAGGGGTTTCTTCTGCGAACTTTCAGAG TTTTCACCTGCCAAGCTACAAGAGGATGATGTGTTGACCGGGAGGGGTTCGCGGTGGCCTCTGACTGGTGGTGTTCCTTGTCATCTGTCTGCTGCTGCAAATAAACTTCAGAAGATGTATATAGGAGGATATCAAGATGGATCTGTTCGAATATGGGATGCCACTTCTCCAGTTCTGTCACTTGTTTCTGTTTTACGATTGAAG ATAGAAGGAATTCAAGTTTCTGGTGCAAGTTCAGCAGTATCAGCATTGGGCTTTTCTTCTATCACCTTGACCTTAGCTGTTGGCAACGAAAGCGGAGTG GTTTTGATTTATATACTTCAAGGCAATTCCAACCAGACAATCTTGACCCTGATAACTGAAACCAGTCGTGATG ACCAACATTTGCCACATGCAGAGAGCAACCAATGTTCGGCTATATTTTCCTTACTGAATTCTCCTGTACGTGTCTTACAGTTTGTAAATTCTGGAGTCAGACTTCTTGTTGGATATGAAAGTGGGCAG GTTGCTATACTTGATACTAGTTTATTGTCAGTGTTGACTATAACAGATTATTTGTCTAGCTCAAGGTCACCCATCATTTCAGTGGCGGTGAAAACTTTTCCAGATACTCATGAAAACAATATAAATAATTCTGAAAATGAAATTGTTAGTGAATCTACCACAGAGCTTGCTTTTGTATTAACTAGAGATGCGCACACAGTCTTAAGTAGATTGTGCCAGAGGCAATATGGTGAACTCT ATGTTTACGTCCTGTGGGGCCTTTTGCACACAGAAGGAAAACGTCCTCTCTCTGAAAGGTCAAAAAACGTTTTTGTGATGTCTACTGAGCATGTTGATGCTGAAAATCAACCTCTGCAATCCAGTCTTGAAAATCTGAGTGGTTTGTCCAGCGTGGAAGGCCACATGCAACCCACATGTTTAAGGGACGAGACATTGGAATCCTATATTTTATTGTGTTGCAATGATGCTGTGTACACATACTCCTTAAAGTCTTTCTTTCAG GGTGATTGTAACTTTGTACGTTTACTGAATCTTGAGAAACCATGTTCCTGGACTACAATCTTCAAGAAAAATGCGGAAGAGTATGGATTGATCTTTGTTTATCAAACTGGAGAAATTGAAATACG GTCTTTTCCAGATCTTGAACTGGTGGGAGATACCTCATTGATGTCAATTCTTAGGTGGAACTTCAAAAATAATATGGAGAAGACAATGTGTGCTTCCGACGAAGGGCAGATTACCTTG GTCAATGGGTGTGAATTTGCTTTTATATCTCTTCTGGCCTTCGAAAATGAATTTAG CCTCGAAAATCTACCTTGTCTACATGATGAAGCCCTTGCTGCCGCTGCAGATGCTGATGTTAATTTCACTCTAAACCAAAAGAAGGCACAG GGTGCAATGCCCGGATTTATTAGTAATATGATCAAGGGTTTAAAAGGGGGTGAAGGAGAGCAGAATATGAGTTACATGGAATCTCGTGAAATCATGATTGCGCGTTTGGATGGAATGTTTTCAAGGTTCCCATTCTCTGACCCCTTTGGTTCTTTTGATGAAGAAGATTTGGAACTTGGCATAG ATGATATTGACATAGATGAGCCAGTCGTTGTATCAACTTCACAGAAGAGTAGTAATGACATAAAAG AGAAGGGTAGAGAGAGAGACAGATTATTTGAAGGTGGTTCTTCTGACAATCATCCAAAGGTTCGAACACGCGAGGAAATTATTGCAAAATATAGGAACACGGGA GATGCTGCAGTTTCGGCTTCTCAAGCAAAGGATAAACTTCTAGAACGGGGGGAGAAACTTGAT AAACTTGGCAAAAGGACAGCCGAGCTACAAAGTGGTGCTGAAAGCTTTGCGTCAATGGCAAATGAGCTCGCTAAGACGATGGAAAAACGCAAGTGGTGGAACATATGA
- the LOC142540400 gene encoding uncharacterized protein LOC142540400 isoform X2 yields the protein MILYMAELAGATEVYAPRTIQTWRTLLNCMAFFFQIFSQILRGTPSFSQVLFYVGLRHGSLLSSAPHAPAQFKRIPAMELSEYEAEVEEGPSLQSTASVRLFDAPPLRKLKVVLDLDETLVCAYETSSLPAMLRSQATEAGLKWFELECISSDKEFDGKPKINHVTVFERPGLKEFLSQLSEFAELHVLFTAGLEGYARPLVDRIDADNRFSGRLYRPSTISTTVNVDNNPFSFLLQPLNGIPCIPFSGGQPKDEQLLEVILPLLRDLSLQKDVRPILYERFHMPEWFQKHGIPTSGWPNTG from the exons ATGATATTGTATATGGCGGAGCTGGCGGGGGCTACTGAAGTCTACGCGCCTAGGACGATACAGACGTGGAGGACGTTGCTGAACTGTATGGCCTTTTTCTTCCAGATATTCAGTCAGATCCTGCGTGGTACGCCGTCATTTTCGCAGGTCTTGTTTTACGTTGGCCTACGTCATGGCTCGTTACTCTCTTCTGCGCCACACGCGCCGGCGCAATTCAAGCGTATTCCGGCGATGGAGCTTTCGGAATATGAAGCAGAGGTGGAAGAGGGACCTTCGTTGCAATCCACCGCTTCTGTGAGACTGTTTGATGCTCCGCCTTTGAGGAAGTTGAAG GTGGTTCTTGATTTGGATGAAACTCTAGTATGTGCATACGAGACGTCAAGTTTACCAGCTATGCTACGTAGTCAAGCCACCGAAGCTGGTTTAAAATGGTTTGAACTAGAATGTATCTCTTCTGACAAG GAATTTGATGGAAAACCTAAGATCAACCACGTGACGGTATTTGAACGTCCAGGATTGAAAGAATTTCTAAGCCAACTTAGCGAATTTGCAGAACTCCACGTTTTGTTTACTGCTGGCCTTGAAG GATATGCCAGACCTCTTGTTGATAGAATAGATGCTGACAATCGATTCAGTGGTAGACTCTATCGGCCTTCAACAATTAGCAC AACTGTTAATGTTGACAACAACCCATTTAGCTTCTTGTTGCAACCGCTTAACGGAATTCCATGTATTCCCTTTTCCGGTGGACAACCGAAGGATGAGCAG CTTTTGGAGGTTATACTTCCACTTCTCAGGGACCTTTCTCTACAGAAGGACGTAAGACCCATTCTCTACGAAAGATTCCATATGCCTGAATGGTTCCAAAAGCATGGAATCCCGACTTCGGGTTGGCCAAACACAGGATAA
- the LOC142540399 gene encoding zinc finger CCCH domain-containing protein 29-like, translated as MCTGSKCKLSPSELEMEAKFQENKIRVSCKKSANLLELAATDDLAGFMYEIEEMCSDVNEISDWYGRSFGTTKMRYEERTPMMIASLYGSLEVLKYIVGTGKVDVNRACGSDGATPLHCAAAGGSWASVEVVKFLIGVSGDINSIDAYGKKPCDLIAPCVKFSSNSKRRILEMLLKGIKIESGDEEEEGSEMPRVKEGGEKKEYPVDVSLPDINNGIYGSDEFRMYSFKVKPCSRAYSHDWTECPFVHPGENARRRDLRKHHYTCVPCPEFKKGSCAKGDSCEYAHGVFESWLHPAQYRTRLCKDETGCARKVCFFAHKPEELRPLYAATGSAMPSPNSVSMNSMDMISLSPLSLGSSSLMLSSTSTPPMSPSVTCSSPMGGNMWQNKVNLITPPALQLPGSRLKTTFCARDADLEVELEKIHAQNQRQQLVEEMASLSSPYPRISNLKSTNLDDIFGSSDPSLLSQLQGLSPKNSPINHQIHHTTNQLRASYPSNFSSAPARKQPPSYGFDSSAAVAAAVMNSRANAFSKRSQSFIDRGTGVGYGSSLSSSANSPSPMPSMFSDWNSPDGKVNWGFNDDEMNKLKKSASFGFRSNNANASASMAPCIVDEPDVSWVNYLVKDTPSGGIGHHGTEQSLHGGIHEMAPSWIDQLYMEQEQMVA; from the coding sequence ATGTGCACCGGTTCAAAGTGTAAGCTTTCCCCTTCTGAATTGGAAATGGAGgccaaatttcaagaaaataagATAAGGGTTTCGTGTAAAAAAAGTGCAAACTTACTGGAATTGGCGGCTACTGATGATTTGGCTGGCTTTATGTATGAAATAGAAGAGATGTGTTCTGATGTGAATGAAATAAGCGATTGGTATGGCAGAAGTTTTGGTACAACGAAGATGAGGTATGAAGAGAGAACCCCGATGATGATTGCTTCTTTGTACGGAAGTCTAGAGGTTTTGAAGTATATTGTTGGAACTGGAAAAGTTGATGTCAACAGAGCGTGTGGCTCGGATGGGGCTACGCCACTCCATTGTGCTGCTGCCGGTGGTTCGTGGGCCTCGGTTGAGGTTGTCAAGTTCTTGATCGGTGTCTCTGGGGATATCAATTCTATTGATGCCTATGGGAAGAAACCGTGTGATTTGATTGCTCCATGTGTTAAGTTTTCGAGCAATTCTAAGAGGAGAATCTTGGAAATGTTGTTGAAAGGGATCAAAATCGAGTCAGGTGATGAGGAGGAAGAAGGGAGTGAGATGCCTCGTGTTAAAGAAGGGGGTGAGAAGAAAGAGTATCCTGTTGATGTGTCGTTGCcggatatcaacaatgggaTCTACGGAAGTGATGAGTTCAGGATGTATAGTTTCAAGGTGAAGCCTTGCTCGAGGGCTTATTCTCACGACTGGACGGAGTGCCCTTTTGTCCACCCTGGGGAGAATGCGAGGAGGCGTGATTTGAGGAAGCATCACTACACTTGTGTCCCGTGTCCCGAgttcaagaagggaagttgTGCGAAGGGAGATTCTTGCGAATATGCTCATGGTGTTTTTGAATCTTGGCTTCATCCCGCTCAATACAGGACACGTCTCTGCAAGGATGAGACAGGCTGCGCACGAAAAGTGTGCTTCTTCGCTCACAAACCTGAAGAGCTTCGTCCTTTGTATGCTGCCACCGGTTCTGCTATGCCTTCTCCGAATTCTgtgtcaatgaattcaatggaCATGATTTCATTGAGCCCTTTGTCACTTGGTTCGTCCTCTTTGATGCTGTCTAGTACTTCAACACCACCCATGTCACCCTCAGTTACTTGTTCGTCTCCAATGGGCGGAAACATGTGGCAGAACAAGGTGAACCTTATAACCCCACCTGCCCTGCAGCTCCCCGGTAGCCGACTCAAAACTACTTTTTGTGCACGAGATGCAGATTTGGAGGTGGAATTGGAGAAAATCCATGCGCAGAACCAGCGCCAGCAATTAGTTGAGGAGATGGCGAGCCTGTCTTCCCCATATCCAAGAATCAGCAATTTAAAATCCACGAATTTAGATGACATATTTGGGTCGTCGGACCCTTCATTATTATCTCAATTACAGGGTCTCTCACCCAAGAATTCTCCTATCAATCATCAGATTCACCATACCACAAACCAACTCCGAGCCAGTTACCCTTCAAACTTCTCATCAGCACCAGCAAGAAAACAGCCCCCATCATATGGTTTTGATTCCTCTGCTGCTGTCGCTGCGGCAGTCATGAATTCAAGAGCCAACGCCTTCTCCAAACGCAGCCAAAGCTTCATTGACCGTGGTACTGGAGTTGGCTACGGATCCAGCCTTTCCAGTTCTGCTAATTCTCCAAGTCCAATGCCATCAATGTTTTCAGATTGGAACTCACCAGATGGGAAGGTGAACTGGGGTTTTAACGATGACGAAATGAATAAGCTTAAAAAGTCGGCTTCTTTTGGTTTTCGAAGCAATAATGCCAATGCATCTGCGTCCATGGCTCCTTGTATTGTCGACGAGCCGGATGTTTCTTGGGTTAATTACTTGGTGAAGGACACCCCATCTGGTGGCATCGGACATCATGGTACGGAGCAAAGCCTGCACGGTGGAATTCACGAAATGGCACCGAGTTGGATCGATCAATTGTACATGGAGCAGGAACAGATGGTCGCTTAA
- the LOC142540400 gene encoding uncharacterized protein LOC142540400 isoform X1, whose amino-acid sequence MILYMAELAGATEVYAPRTIQTWRTLLNCMAFFFQIFSQILRGTPSFSQVLFYVGLRHGSLLSSAPHAPAQFKRIPAMELSEYEAEVEEGPSLQSTASVRLFDAPPLRKLKVVLDLDETLVCAYETSSLPAMLRSQATEAGLKWFELECISSDKEFDGKPKINHVTVFERPGLKEFLSQLSEFAELHVLFTAGLEGYARPLVDRIDADNRFSGRLYRPSTISTEYREHVKDLSCLSEDLCRTVNVDNNPFSFLLQPLNGIPCIPFSGGQPKDEQLLEVILPLLRDLSLQKDVRPILYERFHMPEWFQKHGIPTSGWPNTG is encoded by the exons ATGATATTGTATATGGCGGAGCTGGCGGGGGCTACTGAAGTCTACGCGCCTAGGACGATACAGACGTGGAGGACGTTGCTGAACTGTATGGCCTTTTTCTTCCAGATATTCAGTCAGATCCTGCGTGGTACGCCGTCATTTTCGCAGGTCTTGTTTTACGTTGGCCTACGTCATGGCTCGTTACTCTCTTCTGCGCCACACGCGCCGGCGCAATTCAAGCGTATTCCGGCGATGGAGCTTTCGGAATATGAAGCAGAGGTGGAAGAGGGACCTTCGTTGCAATCCACCGCTTCTGTGAGACTGTTTGATGCTCCGCCTTTGAGGAAGTTGAAG GTGGTTCTTGATTTGGATGAAACTCTAGTATGTGCATACGAGACGTCAAGTTTACCAGCTATGCTACGTAGTCAAGCCACCGAAGCTGGTTTAAAATGGTTTGAACTAGAATGTATCTCTTCTGACAAG GAATTTGATGGAAAACCTAAGATCAACCACGTGACGGTATTTGAACGTCCAGGATTGAAAGAATTTCTAAGCCAACTTAGCGAATTTGCAGAACTCCACGTTTTGTTTACTGCTGGCCTTGAAG GATATGCCAGACCTCTTGTTGATAGAATAGATGCTGACAATCGATTCAGTGGTAGACTCTATCGGCCTTCAACAATTAGCAC GGAATATCGTGAGCACGTAAAAGATCTATCTTGCTTATCAGAGGATTTGTGCAGAACTGTTAATGTTGACAACAACCCATTTAGCTTCTTGTTGCAACCGCTTAACGGAATTCCATGTATTCCCTTTTCCGGTGGACAACCGAAGGATGAGCAG CTTTTGGAGGTTATACTTCCACTTCTCAGGGACCTTTCTCTACAGAAGGACGTAAGACCCATTCTCTACGAAAGATTCCATATGCCTGAATGGTTCCAAAAGCATGGAATCCCGACTTCGGGTTGGCCAAACACAGGATAA
- the LOC142540398 gene encoding N-(5'-phosphoribosyl)anthranilate isomerase 1, chloroplastic-like isoform X1, with protein MLSGVRVGNHLQPSVFTKPICSGFERKEMILLNGVFPKMKMTRSSNQSTIVSLADIGYKEDRPLVKMCGITSARDAAKAAEAGANFIGMIMWPNSKRSISLPIAKEISKVAREHGAIPVGVFVDDDAETILRASNEAELGYVQLHGNGSRNDFHTVARESKVIYVLHANEDGDLLNLITDEECSLVDWVLVDSAKGGSGEGFNWSKFKLPPITSKKGWFLAGGVNPENVCKALSILRPHGIDVSSGICGPDGIQKDELQIQSFMEAVNSVHY; from the exons ATGCTCTCAG GTGTAAGAGTGGGAAATCATCTTCAACCAAGTGTTTTTACTAAGCCGATATGTTCAG GTTTCGAAAGGaaagaaatgattttattaaatgggGTCTTCCCAAAGATGAAAATGACACGATCATCAAACCAATCAACAATAGTTTCACTTGCTGATATAGGATACAAAGAAGACAGACCTTTAGTTAAAATGTGTGGAATCACATCAGCTAGAGATGCTGCCAAAGCAGCAGAAGCTGGTgcaaattttattgggatgattaTGTGGCCCAACTCAAAACGGTCCATCTCACTTCCTATTGCAAAAGAGATTTCAAAAGTGGCTCGAGAACATGGAGCTATACCTGTTGGGGTATTTGTAGATGATGACGCAGAAACGATTTTAAGAGCGTCTAATGAAGCAGAACTTGGATATGTTCAG CTACATGGAAATGGTTCACGGAATGATTTTCACACTGTGGCGAGAGAGAGTAAAGTAATTTATGTTCTTCATGCGAATGAGGATGGCGATCTTCTGAATTTAATAACTGATGAAGAATGTTCTCTTGTTGATTGGGTTCTTGTGGATAGTGCCAAAGGTGGAAG TGGTGAAGGGTTTAATTGGTCAAAATTTAAGCTTCCGCCAATTACAAGCAAAAAAGGGTGGTTCCTTGCAGGAGGAGTTAACCCTGAGAATGTATGCAAGGCTCTTTCTATACTTAGGCCGCATGGAATCGATGTGAGTAGTGGCATTTGTGGTCCAGATGGCATACAGAAAGATGAACTCCAAATACAATCATTCATGGAAGCAGTCAATTCAGTGCATTACTGA
- the LOC142540398 gene encoding N-(5'-phosphoribosyl)anthranilate isomerase 1, chloroplastic-like isoform X2, which translates to MLSGVRVGNHLQPSVFTKPICSGYKEDRPLVKMCGITSARDAAKAAEAGANFIGMIMWPNSKRSISLPIAKEISKVAREHGAIPVGVFVDDDAETILRASNEAELGYVQLHGNGSRNDFHTVARESKVIYVLHANEDGDLLNLITDEECSLVDWVLVDSAKGGSGEGFNWSKFKLPPITSKKGWFLAGGVNPENVCKALSILRPHGIDVSSGICGPDGIQKDELQIQSFMEAVNSVHY; encoded by the exons ATGCTCTCAG GTGTAAGAGTGGGAAATCATCTTCAACCAAGTGTTTTTACTAAGCCGATATGTTCAG GATACAAAGAAGACAGACCTTTAGTTAAAATGTGTGGAATCACATCAGCTAGAGATGCTGCCAAAGCAGCAGAAGCTGGTgcaaattttattgggatgattaTGTGGCCCAACTCAAAACGGTCCATCTCACTTCCTATTGCAAAAGAGATTTCAAAAGTGGCTCGAGAACATGGAGCTATACCTGTTGGGGTATTTGTAGATGATGACGCAGAAACGATTTTAAGAGCGTCTAATGAAGCAGAACTTGGATATGTTCAG CTACATGGAAATGGTTCACGGAATGATTTTCACACTGTGGCGAGAGAGAGTAAAGTAATTTATGTTCTTCATGCGAATGAGGATGGCGATCTTCTGAATTTAATAACTGATGAAGAATGTTCTCTTGTTGATTGGGTTCTTGTGGATAGTGCCAAAGGTGGAAG TGGTGAAGGGTTTAATTGGTCAAAATTTAAGCTTCCGCCAATTACAAGCAAAAAAGGGTGGTTCCTTGCAGGAGGAGTTAACCCTGAGAATGTATGCAAGGCTCTTTCTATACTTAGGCCGCATGGAATCGATGTGAGTAGTGGCATTTGTGGTCCAGATGGCATACAGAAAGATGAACTCCAAATACAATCATTCATGGAAGCAGTCAATTCAGTGCATTACTGA